A stretch of DNA from Lycium ferocissimum isolate CSIRO_LF1 chromosome 4, AGI_CSIRO_Lferr_CH_V1, whole genome shotgun sequence:
TTCTTTATCTtggttttcatttttctttatcttttacaATTATTTCTTCCATAATTTCTAATTAtagcaacaacatacccagtgtaatcccacaagtagggtttggggagggtaggattAACGCAGactttacccctacctttgtggtgTAGAGAGGATGTTTCTGATGTTTACAGATATTTGAATATGTTCTAATAGAATCATGTACAATAAAAACATCCATGATTTTCAAGGTCAAGTTGCTTAATTTCTGATGTTTCACTCTCTAGGAATTTAagtttgccctttttttttttgggtatggTATCGATTTACTTGGTATGAATCTACCAGAAAATTATACTGTCCAAGTAGACTAAAATAGATTTCTTGTACATATATAACTTTTTAATCACGTTAACATAAGAGAAGTACATGGTCACATCTTAAATATGGAATTTGAATAATTACCATGTTATGTAAAATTGTCTGTAGTTGGAATGAGTTTTAATTCATATGTGAATCTATTGACAGGTGGTGGCGGTGGATACCAAGGAGGAGATCGTGGAGGTCGCGGCGGTGGTCGTGGCGGAGGAAGTGGTAAGGAAGGTGATTGGCGTTGCCCTAACTCAAGGTAATATTCTCACATCCTTCTGCGTGGATACTCAGGTCATGTTAAATCATCCTTACTAAAATTTCTCCCCTTAACCTTGTGAAACATTTGTTAAATCATCTTTACTAATATCTTCCCTTAAACCTCGTGAGACTTTTTCTTATTAATTCCataagagcaacaacaacaacaacatacccgttGTAATCCCACAATTGGGGTCTTGGGAGGTAGAggggttgtttccgatagacccctCGCTCAAAAAAAGGTAGTTGTAAGAAAATAGACAGCAAAACAGTAAGATTGAAAACAAATGCATCAACATATAGTAATACACATAGTATAAGTGACTACGCGATAAATGAGTACTGTTACTAAATgtaaaggaaaagagaagaataaGTACTGCACTCTAGTCTCCAGGTACCCCCTCAGCTACCTACTActcttctaccctaatcctcaAACTACATACcgtcctatctaaggtcatgtcctcagtcaGCTGAAGTTGTGGTATGTCCTGCTACAAAAAATCTTTCGCTCCTCCTAACTGGCGCATCATCACACCTCTTCTTCACATGCCCGGGCCATTTCAGGCTTTTAGCCTTgcttccctcatcttgtccGCCACTAATTCCATAAGAgcgagaaaagaaaaaaagattataTTTGCTTCTAGCTCTGAACCTATGCTAACTAGATAGAGGGAGGTGGCGTTCGTTTGTGCAATCTTTTTCAGCAAAAACTGAAGTTAATTTATTTGGAAGATCATGTTATCTAAGTGGTAATGTCAATTACTATAATACTTGCTTTCCCCAACATAGTGTGGAATCTGGATCATTTCCTATGACGCCATTTGCTTTCTATATACACGTGTTCTGATTGTATATGAACCACATCGGTGATATAGATAATGTTTCATATTTATCACTAGAAATATATGATCTACTCAAGATAACAGTGTTTCCATGTGCAGGTTCCCTGAGaaatttattttgattgttCTTGCCTTTATTATTGTAATTCTAATTATGTGTATATCCTGTCAATTCGGCAAATTGTTAGTTCAGTGCGGTGGTTGTTTCAAGGTTATGTAAATTGTTAGTTCAGTGCGGTGGTTGTTCCAAGGTTATGTATTTTGGGTTAGATTTcctaatatttcttttaatataTGTTATTGTGTTTGTTATcgtttcttttcaattgttatTAATTCTGGCATGTCTGGGTGTAGTTGTGGAAATTTGAACTTTGCTAGAAGAACTGAATGTAACAAATGTGGTGCTCCTTCACCTGCTGGTTCCGACGATCGTGGTGGCAGAGGTGGTAGCAGTTATAACAGAGGTGGAAGTGATGGGGGATATGGAAATAGTCGAGGGGGAAGAGGTGACAACTATGATAGCAGAAATGCTGGAGGTGGTAGAACTGGTTCTTATGGTGGTAGTCAGGGAAGAGATGGTGGTGGTTATGCTCAAGGTCCTCCACATGCTCCTCCATCTTATGGGGGAGCTGATAGTAGCTATCCACCACCTTCTAATACTTATGGTGGGAACCCTGACGCAGTCCCTCCGCCCACGAGTTATGTAGGTGGACCTGCATCGTATCCCCCTTCATATGGTGCCCCTGGTGGCTACGGTGGGGATACACCAGCTGATGCCCGTGGGGGTGGACGGGGTGGTCCGCAGGGAGGATATGATGGTGGATATGGCAGTGGTGCCCGGAATGCAGGAGGTGGTTATGCTAGTTCACCAGCTGAGGCTCCGGTAAAGGTCAAGCAATGTGATGAGACCTGTGGAGATTTTTGTGACAACGCAAGAATATATATCTCAAATTTGCCTCCTGATGTGACCATTGAAGAACTTAGAGAACTTTTTGGGAGCATTGGACAAGTAATATGCAGATTTCTTTCGGTTATGATTCTCAGTATCAGATTCATTTTGTATTGCAGCATTTACGTTGTTTTTTCCTAACGTCTCATGATCCCTTGCTGTGTTAACTGTGGTATTGATGTTTGAGCGTAGACAAAAGGACGACCCAATACCTGTTATTCTCATTACTTCATTTTGCTGACCATTAAAATATTGCCCTTGAATTCTGACAATGAAGTAGTTTACTTTTGTGAGTCTCTCTTGGTATATATACAAGGGTTAGGGCTTAATTCGTTTGTTATAAATGTGTAGGTGGCAAGAATTAAGCAAAAGCGAGGCTACAAAGACCAGTGGCCTTGGAGCATAAAGCTTTACACAGATGAACAGGGAAATAACAAAGGAGATGCAGTTCTGTCATATGAAGATCCTTCTGCAGCTCACTCTGCCGGCGGCTTTTTCAATAGTAAAATCTAGACTCAAATTTATTCATTTGAGTTACTTCGTTAAATAAATAACATGCTGACCATAAAATATGATGATCAGATCATGACTTCAGAGGTTACAAAATTAGTGTTGCGATGGCTGAGAAGTCTGCACCAAAGCCTGCTCCAGCATTTGGTTCTGGGTGAGCCTTCTTTAGATATTGCACACTCGTTCTCTTGCATATTACATCTAGTTGTGCCACCATTCATAATTTATTATAACTCATAACATGTCTTAGTGGTTATGCTGTGGCATGTTGACAGAGTTAGCAATGTGATTAACTAGATTCTGGACGAGTGGACGTGTTgttattttattcaattttctgGAGTTTTGATTCTTTTCTAATTAGATGAGCAGAGCTGTTCTTGCATGTAATGTTTACGATTATTGTTGTGTGAAGTTTCAAACTGTAGTTGCAAGGCTAAACTTCATACTTGATATTTACCTCCTGGGGTGTGTAAAGTGAAGCTTAATTTTAATAAGCGGAGTAGGGATGTTTTGTGTATTCTGAACTTCTGAGTCTCTGTACTAACCTGAAGAGTTAATTTATCGCTTATGCTCAAGTCTTTTCTATTCATTGACAGCCGTGGCGGCGGTCGAGGAGGTTATGGTGGTGGTGGTCGCAGGGATAACTACAGAGACGGTGGAGGTTCTGGCCCAGACAGACAGTTTCATGGTGGAAACCGTTCACGTCCTTACTGAGTTCCAGCCAAGCATTTTATGTACTAAAAATTTGTTGTGGGAGGGTTTTTTAATTAGTTCCATTTCAAGATATACTCTCTGTGACTAAGAGGTAGGCTGTTCACTTACTTTCACTTGAGCTATATGcgctttttctcttttctttctgcTTCTTGGTGCGTCAGAAGGGGTGGGGTCTTAGAAGTTCGATTTTTTCTTTGATACGTTGAATGTTTTGATAGAGGCGATCAGATATTCTGCAAATTGCTGCTAAGGTAGGTGCAATATTCAGGTGAGTGTTACTACTGTGAAACCAGAAACTCTGGTCATTCTCGCAGAATGATGTTTGGTTCCGTAGGTGATTTTGCTTGCATGTTAGAAATGCTAGCATCTTCCCATTAGACCTTATATAATGAATTTGTTGCCTATATGATGTGGCACTAAATTATTTGAGCTGTGTTTTTGCTTGTGTACCTGCAAGTTCAGATTTTCTTCTGTGGAGGAATGACTTCTCAAGCTAAACACTTTTCAGAGATTTTTCCTCCATCTGAAGGCACTGTTCTGTTATCCTCGTAATCCCACTGAGATGCGTCAATCAAATTAGTAATGATCTTATAACATTGTTATCGGGGAGTTGGGATGTTAAAAGAGTGTTTATTGTATGGGAGATCTCAGGTGTGAAGAAAGCTCGTCTGGTATCTTAAGGTTGCATTCAAACAGGATTTTGGTGATTATTGACTTGGTCCTGATTGAAGGCGGTGGGCAATGTTGTGCAATTCCCCCATCATTTACTGTAGCAGATGTTTCATTCATGGAGCAGTAAGTGCTTGTTCCGTACCGGCTGGAAATCCCAGTGGGTTTTCTTGCTGTATAAGACCTTGATAAAATGGCGGTGTTTCAGAGGTGGTAATTTATTTCAGTTTTTTGGTTTAGCATTTGAGCTTTTCTTTTCTCTGCCGAGGAAATGAAATGGGTACTATGAATGGAAATTTAAGATTTGTTTAGCCTTAACGTAGTATACAGTTCGAACCAAATAATCATCTTATGACAGACGGAACAAAGAAGGTAGAAAAATTCATGTGTGAACCTACATCTACTACGGGGCTGAGGTTGTAGTCTGGCAGTGTAAACTACGCCCTTGCAAAACTTGCAATGATGATTCTAGCTTGTTGTAAACTTAGAATTTTCACTGCAAGGTTTATCTAGCTTCTTGCCTTTTTGTCTAGAGCTCAACTTGAAACACTTGTTATACCTGtaaaattaaattgaattttgCTTAGCATGCATGTAAAGATTATTAGTTACGCAATGTGCTTAACTTCACACTGCTAAAAGAAGTGAATGACAATATTATCAAAAGATATAAAAAAGATGTTTAATCTGTTTACAGATGGCGTAGTTTTGTCAGAGAATTGTCCTTCACGTACATTAGGATGGAATTACGTGTACACTACAGTTTCGTTACTGCATTTGATGGACCATTAATCATTATCTTTTCTCACCATAGTTCATTAGTCATGAACTCAGCAACTACTTTTCAGTCCTATAAATTCCTTTAAAGTCAATATCTTGTGACAATCCTTCGTAACAAAATTTTCCTGAAAAGAATTGGGTTTCAGTCATAAGTCTGTTAGAAGTATTACGATTTTGTCCGTTACAATTGTTGTCCCAAAGGAGCCTTTGGTTGCAACACACGTCCTTTTCacaaactttatttaataaagggaaaagggtcaaaaatacttctttggaaaaatttaaaaatattatagaGCTTATTTTGGGTCGAAAATACATaaatccttaaagttttcaaatatatcactgtcttgatggaaattatcctccaaaataactttgaaatcattttaaaccgctccatcatttaaaccaaAGGGGCAGCTAAATAATAACACATAAGATCAAGTTTTCCTcgattccctcaaacttcaaacctacgtgttgggggaataaggggatcttatgggttatgtTTAGTTGGGTCAACTTTAAATGATGGGCCATGATTTAGATCAAAATGATTTGAAGTTATTTTGGAGGATAATTCCGTCTCAAAACTTTGcctatatttgaaaactttaaggatgagagggtatttttgatccgaaataagtttggaggatatttttagccatttttccaaagtagaggggtatttttgaccctttccctttaataaatttattaatataGGACTCTTTGTATAGAAGTTGTCCATTCAAGCGAATAAGGTCGACGCATGGTTTGAAGGCAAGCATGGACAGTGCTGAACTTCGATCCCACGGTTGGGTGCTGAAAAAGGCTAGGAACTGAAGTtcacattaaacaaaaaaaagttatttcCTCGTTTGTAACATATTACTAGGTTGTCAACATGTTACAATAGGTAATAGTTCGAAATTGGATATTGCAAAGAATTTTTATACCCTGCTTTCAACGTAAAACCTTGTTAATGCGATTTCGTCTCCTCTGATTTTTTCAAATTATCATGTAGTTGAGATATTTGACATTGATAGGTAAGATCTTCATAGTTACTCGATAAAGCGTAGTTAGGATTGTGATCTAACAGTTATGATCAAATTTTACTGATAGGGAAacccaaaatataaaaagataaccacacaaaaaaattatgggGATTTAACATATAGTAGATATATAAATAATCTCTTTACCTATCCCATACCATGCAATTTTTCAACAAAACGTTGGACAAAGTTAGCTCCTCAGCTAGATAAATTACCCCTAAACTTAAATTCCCAATATTCTCATCTTACCATGTGGCTTCTTTTAAGGTAAAGGATTCAGCCATACAATCTCTAATTTCTACTATGAACTCCTAGATTTATTTAACGCGTACTAGTTTTTCAGGGAGCTAAACAAGTTAAAATAACAAGACGGGGGaaaaaacatataaaaggaaGAGATAGAGAAAAGCAGAACCATTTAAAATTAGGAGGAAAGTAATCCAACAAGCTAGCCTAATATGACGGATATCTGTTCAATTATCCACATTTCTATATAGCAGATCCAACTTACCTTCGTGTCTAACAATCTGAACAAAACTAACACTAATTGTTTCACCAAAATTCTTCCCATGCTTTCCATTTTCACCGAACTTACCTCATTTGCTTCTTCAATCAATAGTTTGTGTAACAAAAATGGTAAAACGAAAAGTTTCAGCTTCGGCTGGATTAGTCCAAGGTCGTTATCGTCAAGAAGTATTTATATGTCAATTTTCTGATATGATAAGTTCCAAGGGATGTATATGGTCTGGTGGTGACCCCTTTTCTTTTAGTTTGCCACTAGTATTAGCCcaattgattttcattttctttgttaCAAGAATTACTTTTGCCCTCATAAGACCTCTTAAACAAAGTATGGTCAGTGCACAACTTATTGTAAGCTCCTGTATTCTCTTAACATTATATAAGAGCACCTAAGAATTCTCTTAGTACTTGTATCCCAAAATTCATGCAATCGAAGTGGATTCTGGATTTGGATTTGACGAGTTCAAGAACTAAATCTAATGTCCTCTTGAAATGGAATTGAAATATaatatttcttgaagttttagtaatttttcacatatatatgtctatgtTCTGTATCGAAAATACTGAGTTTAATTGAACTTGTTGTTTATAGGTTGTATCTGCCTCTTGATACCTAACAATTCTATTAGAACTTGTGTCGAGtggattaaatatttaaatttgacGAGTTCAAGAGCTAAAACCAATACCCTTTTAAAATGCTTTGAAACATAGTATTTCTTGAAGTTTTACTACTTTTTCAcctgtatatgtgtatgttctTCACTTCTTTGTCTAAAATATTGGGTTTTGGTTGAACTTGTTATTTACAGGCTGCATCTAAATACCTGATATTGTATTACTCGCAGAAATAGGATCTAGGATTTTAACTTGATGGGTTCAATCTTTAATGTTTTTTTAGCATTAAACAAACTGTACTTTTGAAACTATGGGTTCAGAATTAAATTTTTGTTGAAATGTTTGTTATCGTACTTATATATCTAAAATATTGGTTTCGATTTAAGCTGTTATTTATAGGCTGCATTTGCCTCTGACACTTTGTGTTGCAAAATTTATATTATCATTATTGTTTGTCTAAAACAGGCTGGTATTTTCTTGGGGCGATCAGGCTTAGGTCGTAACCGCGATTTTTCAACCATGATTTTTCGACCAGGAGGCAGGATGGTACTACAAACAATTGCAGATCTCGGTTTCATGTTTCATGTTTTTGTTCTTGGAGTTCATGTTGATCCAACAATGGTGAGAAGAGCGGGAAGAAACGCGATGCTAATTGGCGCTTCCTGTTTTGCTCTGCCTTTTGCACTCGGCGGATTAGCCAGTTATACATTACCTCAATTGGCTATCATTGATGACGCGACAGCGCATTTCCTGCCTTTCATAGCCGTACTTAACTCTGCTTCATTCTTTCCGGTAATCACTAGCCTTCTTGGTGACCTTAAGATTCTAAATTCTGAAATTGGTAGAATAGCCACATTGGCCTCCTTGGTTAATGATGCTTGTATATATGTCGTTTCCATACTTGTAACGACAGTAAATGCGTCAACAAGTTATAACAAGTGGAACGGAGCGTTGTCTATCGCATGGATAGGCACGTTCCTGATAGTAATCATATTTGTTGTTAGGCCGTTTGTGAAACATGTTGCTAGGACTATACCTGAAAGAGGGGCTATGAGGGAAAGCCAATTTCTAATAATAGCTGTGTTAGCTTTGATCTGTGGATTTGTCACGGAGTCTCTTGGACAACCTGCTGCTCTTGGTACTTTTGTTTTGGGCATGGTGGTGCCACAGGGACCGCCTTTGGGCTCGTCTTTGGTTTACAGGATCGATACTTTATGCACTGGATTGTTGCTTCCTGCTAAGTTTGCTATCAGTGGTTTGACATTGGACATATTTGCCCTAGGAAAAGGAAAGAGTCTTTTAGGCGTCGAACTAGTGATCTTATTAGGATATTTTGGTAAGTTTGCTGGCACTCTTGTTCCAGCAGTTCATTTCGGGGTTTCCTTCCGAGATGCAGTCCCTCTTGCTCTCATCATGTGTAGCAAAGGAATTATTGAGGCGTCCCTGTATATCGGCTTCAAGGATACCGGAGTACGCATCCTATTTCCTCtcttttctatgattatataACGTTTTGCACGAGCAATGTATTAAACCTGTTATAGCATTTATAGTCAGACCTCTCTTTAACAACCACCCTATATTGCAACATTTTATTATAACAAGCAAGTGTTTTCTAGACctgatttttatgttatattgtaCCTCTCTATAATAGCATTATACTTGTAACAAGAACATCCATCATTGTAACAATCCAATTTTTTGTAAATTATCCCTCTATAACAACCTTTCTCAAATATTAGTTGATTTTATTGTACTATTTCTCACATTGTTCCGGTAATTTGTCAATAACaattgttataggtgtatagCAACCTACTGCtataaaagcaaaaaaatatcAGAACGAACGagattgttatagagaggtttgagtgtatttagcatgttacTAGTTCCATTGTTTATGGATATTACATGAAAAATTCCTTAGAGGTTAAACTCGATTACTAAAAGCATACAAGTTACTTACATTTCTCTTGTTTGGTTATCTGCAGGTAATAACAAATGAAGCATATGCGCTTTTGTTAATCACAATGCTGGTCCTAACAGGAATTATGAGACCTTTAATTTGGTACCTCTATGATCCATCAAGAAGGTACTTAGGCTACAGAACAAATAGCATACAACATTTGGATCCGACCAGTGAGCTTCGGATACAAGTATGTATTCACAACGAAGATAATGTCCCGAGCATAGTCAATCTTCTCGAAGCCTCCAATGCCTCCAGAAGGAGACCGATTGCAGTGTTTGTTCTTAATCTAATGGAGCTCAAAGGCAGCGCGGCCGCTTTACTGGTGCCAACTCATAATAGAAAGGGGAAAGCGAAACTCAAGTCTCTGCCAAGCAGAACAGAACATATATCGAACGCATTCAACATTCTCGCGCATAGAAATCAAGGCTCTATGGCCGTACAACACTTCACATCAATCGTTCCGTATGCCACTATGCACGATGACATATGTACAGTCGCGGTGGATAAAGGTGTCAATATTGTGATCATCCCGTTCCACAAGCAGTGGGCTATTGATGGAACAGTAGGAGCCAATTTCCCTGCAATTAGGATGGTGAACCAACAGGTAGGAGTGTCAAATGGGTGCCTTGGGCTGAATTTGGGGTGGTCAAAATGGGCTGAGTTAATAACTGGCCTAAAAGTTACCGGGGCTTAAATGGGTTGGGTTAAATTGGGCTAAAAAGTGGGTCAGAACCCAACCCGCCCAATTCTAAGtattaatttctttgtttgttctttataatttttagtatctaacaaaactattttttttaattatcgctatatataacatataaaataaaacaaaaaatgtctttttgaaaatattttgacaagatttctCGCAGGTCAGCTTGGACTATATATTAGCCCAATTTTTTGATGGGCTCGAGTGGGTTGGCTGACTAATAAATGGGGGGTCAATGAGAACCCCAAACTTGGGCCGGTTTGGCGGATCATGTTTTCATGGGCTAATTTTGCCGCCTCTATCAACAGGTAATCCATAAAGCGCCTTGCTCAGTTGGGATCCTAGTTGATCGAGGTCAATTAGCAGATAACCAACAAATCTTGTTTGGTCATTCTTTTTTCCGCGTCACAATGCTTTACCTTGGCGGTCCTGATGATGATGAGGCGCTGGCCTATTGCTGCAGGATGCTAGGGCATCCCCACATAAGCGTGAATCTCGTCTGGCTCAGACATTCGAGTGACAAGTTGGACAAGAGTATGGATTCGGATATGATGCATTGGTTCAAGAGTAATAATATGGATGCAGGGAGGGTTAGTTACAAAGAAGAAATGGTGAGTGATGCAGTGGGGACGACTCAGGTTCTTCGTTCACTCGAGGACAATTGTGATCTTTGTATAGTTGGTAGAGATCACGAACACTACTCCGAGTTAACACTAGGGATTAACGAATGGATCGAGTGTCCTGAACTAGGATTTATTGGTGACATGTTAGCGACTTCGGATTATAGTTTTTCATTGCTGGTTGTGCAACAAATACCACCAGGGACTGAGTTTATAAACATCCAGGCCCTGAAGCCTGTTTCTAGCAGTTTTTATTCGGCTTCAGGAAAATATAGTCAGCATTCTGGTGTTGGCTCATTTGGCTAGCAGTTGTATTAGTTGTCTTCTTTGATCAATGCCAAAAATGTAGAAAATAGGTTGATGGATAGACAAATAGAAAAGAATGCTCCTTCTCTGCAATATAAAAAAGGAACAGCTCGGTGCATGAAACATACTGCATTCACGCAGGTTCAGGGAAATGTCGCACTCCaagcagaggcggatctagaatTTGATGGTGGCGGGTgccacaattttcttcaatataCATCTTATTAGGAACGTGTATTTGCGTCGGGTCgatctctttttagtttattcgggtcaacttaataggtttttttttatttgcaaatatgaaaattacatctcaaaaatcaagaaacgaacataattagcatcttaaacaaggaatcacacccattaacaacagAAGTAAAGTTAACATTTTCATCAAGAgacttgcatctcttatgtatatgaaaaaatgaatttgcataagtaaaataacatctttaataagggaattacatcaatcaaaataagaaaaataatagaaaaactcttcaaaaGGTAAATACAcaccataagtaaatgtagaattagataaactacaagttctaaaaataaatcataaattttatgtttttttttaagcagtacttacgaaatttccatcacaatttaagtagtaaagtgatttaaattaaatttaacaattctagaatagcataaatttttataatgcacTCCCTGCGTCCATCTTTATTTGTcaattatactaaaaatatatgttcacttttacttgtaagttatatagtttgaaaaatcaagagataatttaccattttatacctattttatccttattattaagtactttaattcatttctcattttatttattgcttattaagagtgtcccaagtcaaatatagacaagtaaacatgggcggagggagtaataaacaaaagaaattatataaaaaaaaaatgaatggaattttgatctcaatccaaaattcccattgacAACCAAGTTTTTggatttaaatactcacagatttgagattaagaggaatacttaatttaagggatttttaAGTTTCTATTTGAGTGTTCTCGCTAGAgatcacaaataaaataatagaaaagtggaaaggtaatataaataataaaaagataaatagaaaattgggagagctgaaaagggaattactggtacaaaagaagtaaaaagcacaaagaaaaacgggagttaaaaaatgttcaagatagattcaaacttgtgtcAGTCAGCCATGacacctttgtctaatttatGACTGGGGGTGACAGGATtaaatatttaacctaatttaagcaaattacaacataaatatataaaaaatttattaatctagggggtgccatgccaccccAACCCTAAAGGGTGGATTCGCCCCTggatttgagattaagagaaatacttaatttaagggattttgaagtttctatttgtgtgttctcgctagagatcacagataaaataatagaaaagtgaaaaggcaatataaataataaaaaaaataaatagaaaatcgggagagccgaaaagggaattactggtacaaaggaagtaaaaaacacaaagaaaaacGAGAGTTGaaaaatgttcaagatagattcaaacttgtaTCTACCAGCTGTGgcacctttgtctaatttatGACTGGGGGtggcaggatcaaatatttaacctaatttaaaCAAATCactaacataaatatataaaaaatttattaatctaGGGGATGCCATGCCACCCCCGCCTTAAAGGTGGATCCGCCCTTGACTCCAAGGACCAAGGggtattatgtattatatatgtgACAAAATTGTATGAAGAGATTAGGAAGCACAAAGTTCAAGTTAACTCTTATGTGTAACGAAGGTATTCACTACTCAGTGTAATTGAACTTGTTGCAGAGGGCTACTTGCCTTATTTTTCAGGTTACTAACTTCACGTTTTGTGTATAATTACTTGCGGTTAGCTTTTATGTGACCTGATAGTgtaaaataaaatcatcatgtattgAAGTTAAACTCATTCTCGTTTCCCAAATTGGCCATTTTCCCCCTATTGACTTCTTATCCAAAGCAGGTGAttattcattctttttctatTCACTACAACAATTACGTCTCAATCTCAAACAAGTTGGGATCGTTGTTCtattcattcttgcaaaaataaataatgacaagtgaaagtaaatacaaaatCATAACTTGTCTCAATTGAATCACTGCATTAACTAATCTATTGAATTTAAGCAGTTCACTCCAGTTCCCAAGCATTTGAATTATTtctgttttccttttttcattaaaagcCTGAATTTGATCACCTGTCTCAATATAAATGCTGAGAGTTGTATAGTTTCCAGAAAAAAAATGA
This window harbors:
- the LOC132052942 gene encoding cation/H(+) antiporter 14-like; translated protein: MVKRKVSASAGLVQGRYRQEVFICQFSDMISSKGCIWSGGDPFSFSLPLVLAQLIFIFFVTRITFALIRPLKQSMVSAQLIAGIFLGRSGLGRNRDFSTMIFRPGGRMVLQTIADLGFMFHVFVLGVHVDPTMVRRAGRNAMLIGASCFALPFALGGLASYTLPQLAIIDDATAHFLPFIAVLNSASFFPVITSLLGDLKILNSEIGRIATLASLVNDACIYVVSILVTTVNASTSYNKWNGALSIAWIGTFLIVIIFVVRPFVKHVARTIPERGAMRESQFLIIAVLALICGFVTESLGQPAALGTFVLGMVVPQGPPLGSSLVYRIDTLCTGLLLPAKFAISGLTLDIFALGKGKSLLGVELVILLGYFGKFAGTLVPAVHFGVSFRDAVPLALIMCSKGIIEASLYIGFKDTGVITNEAYALLLITMLVLTGIMRPLIWYLYDPSRRYLGYRTNSIQHLDPTSELRIQVCIHNEDNVPSIVNLLEASNASRRRPIAVFVLNLMELKGSAAALLVPTHNRKGKAKLKSLPSRTEHISNAFNILAHRNQGSMAVQHFTSIVPYATMHDDICTVAVDKGVNIVIIPFHKQWAIDGTVGANFPAIRMVNQQVIHKAPCSVGILVDRGQLADNQQILFGHSFFRVTMLYLGGPDDDEALAYCCRMLGHPHISVNLVWLRHSSDKLDKSMDSDMMHWFKSNNMDAGRVSYKEEMVSDAVGTTQVLRSLEDNCDLCIVGRDHEHYSELTLGINEWIECPELGFIGDMLATSDYSFSLLVVQQIPPGTEFINIQALKPVSSSFYSASGKYSQHSGVGSFG
- the LOC132052941 gene encoding transcription initiation factor TFIID subunit 15b; protein product: MAGTYGYEGGGSAPPPSGGGGYGGSGGGGGYGGSGGGGGYGSGGGGGYGGGGYGGSYGGGGGRGGGGGGRGGGGGGYGGGSQNRGIGGGGGYQGGDRGGRGGGRGGGSGKEGDWRCPNSSCGNLNFARRTECNKCGAPSPAGSDDRGGRGGSSYNRGGSDGGYGNSRGGRGDNYDSRNAGGGRTGSYGGSQGRDGGGYAQGPPHAPPSYGGADSSYPPPSNTYGGNPDAVPPPTSYVGGPASYPPSYGAPGGYGGDTPADARGGGRGGPQGGYDGGYGSGARNAGGGYASSPAEAPVKVKQCDETCGDFCDNARIYISNLPPDVTIEELRELFGSIGQVARIKQKRGYKDQWPWSIKLYTDEQGNNKGDAVLSYEDPSAAHSAGGFFNNHDFRGYKISVAMAEKSAPKPAPAFGSGRGGGRGGYGGGGRRDNYRDGGGSGPDRQFHGGNRSRPY